One window of the Pseudomonas lurida genome contains the following:
- a CDS encoding MarR family winged helix-turn-helix transcriptional regulator gives MNLSSSMVVGARNWRKICQTTLVSYGISEACAVPLLMIGRLGDGVHQVKVAQASGMESPSLVRLLDRLCTDGYVCRTEDVHDRRAKALSLTERGRELVQAVEVQLVRLRKDVLADIASSDLEAALRVLRAFEAASL, from the coding sequence ATGAACCTCAGCAGCAGCATGGTGGTGGGCGCCCGCAACTGGCGCAAAATCTGCCAGACCACGCTGGTGAGCTATGGCATCTCCGAAGCCTGCGCCGTGCCGTTGTTGATGATCGGCCGCCTGGGTGACGGTGTGCACCAGGTCAAAGTCGCCCAGGCGTCGGGGATGGAAAGCCCGTCCCTGGTGCGCCTGCTCGACCGGCTGTGTACCGATGGCTACGTGTGCCGTACCGAGGATGTCCACGACCGTCGCGCCAAGGCCCTGAGCCTTACTGAGCGTGGTCGCGAGCTGGTGCAGGCGGTGGAGGTGCAACTGGTGCGCCTGCGCAAGGACGTGCTGGCGGATATCGCCTCCAGCGATCTGGAAGCCGCGCTGCGTGTGCTGCGCGCGTTTGAGGCGGCGTCGCTTTGA
- a CDS encoding glycosyltransferase family 39 protein — MGRSVVEQNEKVGTLPALNRFTWEGAGWITRLWWVPILALALALRFYHLTAAAIWGDEGSSLLLSEYALGDLWFHAAHDVHPPLYFFLLRGWIELFGDSIWSIRGMSAIPGVVAVGLGIWLTRQLSTRRAAVLAGILMALLPTAVRYSQEVRMYSLLGVWLLGATLALVYWVRQPERTRYLAAYVVLMSAGFYTHYFTALCVLVHWAYLGVLCGTAPRGQRLITRPAWWVANAAIVLVYLPWLPNLLDLVQHVEQLKVGGDIGWEEPVSLYSLPSMIWQFVLQDEGVGFWAPLFWLFPLLLVAVVVITAWRDRERHRPASLLALFFLLPLLLVYGVSFISPVFIERYLTVYALGLPVVMAMAIDRLPSRFSLLGAALFVLFAGVELAGLKNNFTVDEHDQFNVPVEFVNRNYQEDDRIVLSDMMWYLSYVYYDQTDAQLQLYTPPKPDGTPTRPNAYGFGTLVDQDGGRIYLDHLSALPANTRRVWLISSNEAPDDFAPLPDGWRELSRQDGGGARARLFVLCNVPSAQPEGCR; from the coding sequence GTGGGTCGGTCTGTAGTAGAGCAAAACGAAAAGGTCGGGACCTTGCCCGCACTCAATCGCTTCACTTGGGAGGGGGCGGGCTGGATCACCCGATTGTGGTGGGTACCGATCCTGGCGCTGGCGTTGGCCCTGCGCTTTTACCACCTGACGGCGGCGGCGATCTGGGGTGACGAAGGCTCGAGCCTGCTGCTCAGCGAATACGCCCTGGGCGACCTGTGGTTCCACGCCGCGCACGATGTGCACCCGCCGCTGTACTTTTTCCTGCTGCGCGGCTGGATCGAACTGTTTGGCGACAGCATCTGGTCGATACGCGGCATGAGCGCCATTCCCGGTGTGGTCGCCGTGGGCCTGGGCATCTGGCTGACCCGGCAACTGTCTACCCGGCGGGCTGCGGTATTGGCGGGGATCCTGATGGCACTGTTGCCGACGGCGGTGCGCTACAGCCAGGAAGTGCGCATGTACTCCCTGCTGGGCGTGTGGTTGCTGGGCGCCACGCTGGCCTTGGTGTACTGGGTGCGTCAACCCGAGCGTACGCGTTATCTGGCGGCGTATGTCGTGTTGATGAGTGCCGGGTTCTACACCCATTATTTCACCGCGCTGTGCGTGCTGGTGCATTGGGCCTACCTGGGTGTGCTGTGTGGCACTGCGCCGCGAGGCCAGCGCCTGATCACGCGGCCGGCCTGGTGGGTGGCCAACGCGGCGATTGTGCTGGTGTACCTGCCGTGGCTGCCGAACCTGCTCGACCTGGTGCAACACGTCGAGCAACTCAAGGTGGGGGGCGACATTGGCTGGGAAGAGCCCGTCAGCCTGTATTCCCTGCCCTCGATGATCTGGCAATTCGTGCTCCAGGATGAAGGCGTCGGCTTCTGGGCACCGCTGTTCTGGCTGTTTCCGCTGCTGTTGGTGGCTGTCGTGGTCATCACCGCCTGGCGTGACCGTGAGCGCCATCGACCGGCTAGCCTGCTGGCGCTGTTTTTCCTGTTGCCGCTGCTGTTGGTCTACGGTGTGTCGTTTATCTCCCCGGTATTTATCGAGCGTTACCTGACGGTTTACGCCCTGGGCTTGCCGGTCGTGATGGCGATGGCCATCGATCGCCTGCCGTCACGGTTTTCACTGCTGGGAGCGGCGTTGTTCGTGCTGTTTGCCGGCGTTGAACTGGCAGGGTTGAAGAACAATTTCACCGTCGACGAGCACGACCAGTTCAACGTGCCGGTGGAGTTCGTCAACCGCAACTACCAGGAAGACGACCGCATCGTCCTCAGCGACATGATGTGGTACCTCAGCTACGTGTATTACGACCAGACCGACGCCCAACTGCAACTCTATACCCCGCCCAAACCCGACGGCACGCCAACGCGGCCGAATGCCTATGGCTTCGGCACCCTGGTGGACCAGGACGGCGGGCGCATCTACCTTGACCATCTGTCGGCGCTGCCTGCCAATACCCGTCGCGTGTGGCTGATCAGCAGCAACGAGGCGCCGGACGATTTCGCCCCGCTGCCCGATGGCTGGCGCGAACTCAGCCGCCAGGATGGTGGCGGTGCGCGGGCGCGGTTGTTTGTGTTGTGCAACGTACCGTCAGCGCAACCCGAGGGCTGCCGCTAG
- a CDS encoding DUF2789 domain-containing protein, which yields MESPVHSLPSLFKQLGLPDDPVSIEQFVAVHSPLKPELKLAEAFFWTDSQKAFLREEILEDADWAEVVDELNLMLRGGRGQ from the coding sequence ATGGAATCGCCTGTGCACAGCTTGCCGTCACTGTTCAAGCAGTTGGGTCTGCCGGACGACCCGGTGAGTATCGAGCAGTTTGTGGCGGTTCACTCGCCGCTCAAGCCGGAGTTGAAGCTGGCGGAGGCGTTTTTCTGGACCGATAGCCAGAAGGCGTTTTTGCGCGAGGAGATCCTGGAGGATGCGGATTGGGCCGAGGTGGTGGATGAGTTGAACCTGATGTTGCGGGGTGGGCGAGGGCAGTGA